A genomic region of Populus nigra chromosome 11, ddPopNigr1.1, whole genome shotgun sequence contains the following coding sequences:
- the LOC133668538 gene encoding uncharacterized protein LOC133668538 isoform X1, with product MPLLKKKAFPLLEPPKDLDPNELVYQVRFTKEIFRDYQIYLNRINLYRQRIWTCKVSGKGNLTYEEALVSEKHATKKVPEIPKELMAMALHTIQFSMLSLKDLADKIAAKLQETLFIGAELHGKREKSDLCPCKILKVLEEGTVKTKYEVAWLDRNKKVTETAIVHRNDLIWKKSPFSRNSLKPFIRKSTYRSFPWVLHDKLAEKYRISRDPPQDLKGKVFIQDGIVYNKRKKDATDVEESGKLKKKKVEGEEAEATGKEDNQQKEEPIKYPIDDLLVQPGTDDPVFTARPLPSRDFKVPMDCVGDLLMVWDFCSSFCKLLHLSPFSLEEFENAICHKGSNVNLIVETHSSLLRLLKHDKDEYFSAVQKRIRSLKITLTNWTEYLCDFIEIINVGDFSTNITTIKRGHYGLLDAQVKLGILRELVNEVLETDIAREKLAEYVEERQVLLATKRGEALEEGRKKREKEQLKAKSVANGVMNGHGADIIGKNQTVFANGNHIGQNGQIAKKKGEIFSARPNNPSKSESSRSDIESKKTGKKKNMNVEGQAENVIDLTKREALILLRDEKNTAAKRSSKEQRREYFEREIEKRILHTNPLGKDRDYNRYWWFKRDGRMFVESSDSKLWGYYCCKEEIDLLMGSLNPKGEREKALRKQVEKFYSRICMELQKRSKDLANRIALEEAVQRRSTRVRALPRENPANAFLNYVNKWKED from the exons ATGccattattaaagaaaaaggcGTTTCCTTTGTTGGAACCGCCTAAGGACTTGGATCCTAATGAGCTTGTATACCAAGTTCGGTTCACAAAAGAGATATTCCGAGATTATCA AATATATTTGAACCGGATAAACTTGTATCGCCAGAGAATTTGGACATGTAAAGTTAGCGGGAAAGGTAACTTGACTTATGAAGAGGCGTTGGTGTCTGAAAAACATGCAACTAAGAAGGTTCCAGAGATACCCAAAGAGCTCATGGCCATGGCACTTCACACCATTCAATTTA GTATGCTTTCATTGAAAGATCTTGCAGACAAGATAGCAGCAAAGTTGCAGGAAACTTTGTTTATAGGAGCCGAATTAcatggaaagagagagaaaagtgatCTCTGCCCTTGCAAGATATTAAAGGTTCTGGAGGAGGGTACTGTTAAAACTAAATATGAGGTAGCATGGCTTGATAGGAATAAGAAAGTAACAGAAACTGCGATAGTGCACCGAAATGATCTGATATGGAAGAAATCTCCTTTCAGTAGGAACAGTTTGAAGCCTTTTATTCGGAAATCTACATACCGAAGTTTTCCTTGGGTGCTTCATGACAAACTGGCAGAAAAATATCGAATCTCAAGGGATCCACCACAGGATTTAAAGGGCAAAGTTTTCATCCAAGATGGAATAGtctataataaaagaaagaaagatgccACG GATGTAGAAGAATCTGGAaaacttaaaaagaagaaagtggAAGGTGAGGAAGCTGAGGCAACCGGGAAAG AAGATAATCAACAAAAGGAAGAGCCTATCAAGTATCCAATCGATGATCTTTTGGTGCAGCCTGGAACAGATGATCCAGTCTTTACAGCCCGCCCTTTGCCTTCAAGGGACTTTAAAGTTCCAATGGATTGTGTTGGGGATCTTCTAATGGTTTGGGATTTTTGCTCCTCCTTTTGTAAGCTGTTACATCTGTCGCCGTTCTCTCTTGAAGAATTTGAAAATGCCATTTGCCATAAGGGCAGTAATGTGAATCTAATTGTGGAAACACATTCTTCTCTACTTCGGTTATTAAAACATGACAAAGATGAATATTTTTCAGCTGTTCAGAAAAGAATCCGATCATTGAAG ATAACATTAACTAATTGGACAGAATATCTGTGTGATTTCATAGAGATCATCAATGTTGGTGATTTTTCCACTAACATAACAACAATTAAGCGGGGGCACTACGGCCTTTTAGATGCTCAAGTCAAATTAGGAATCTTAAGAGAATTGGTCAATGAAGTCCTTGAAACAGATATTGCGAGGGAGAAGTTGGCTGAATATGTTGAAGAGCGGCAGGTACTCTTAGCAACAAAGAGGGGGGAAGCACTGGAGGAGggcaggaaaaaaagagaaaaggaacagTTGAAGGCCAAATCTGTTGCTAATGGAGTAATGAATGGGCATGGTGCTGATATCATAGGAAAAAATCAAACTGTGTTCGCAAATGGGAATCACATTGGCCAGAATGGGCAGATCGCTAAAAAGAAGGGAGAGATCTTCTCAGCCAGACCAAACAATCCATCAAAAag TGAGAGTAGCCGTTCAGACATTGAATCAAAGAAAACAGGCAAGAAGAAGAATATGAATGTGGAAGGCCAAGCAGAGAATGTGATAGATTTAACCAAAAGGGAAGCATTGATACTTTTGAGGGATGAAAAAAATACTGCAGCAAAACGGAGCAGCAAAGAGCAAAGG aGAGAATATTTTGAACGTGAGATAGAGAAACGGATCCTTCACACCAACCCTCTGGGTAAAGACCGAGATTATAACAGGTATTGGTGGTTCAAGCGTGATGGGAGGATGTTTGTTGAGAGTTCTGATTCCAAGCTATGGGGCTATTATTGTTGCAAGGAAGAG ATTGATTTATTGATGGGCTCATTGAACCCCAAGGGTGAGAGAGAGAAGGCTCTTCGAAAACAGGTGGAGAAATTCTACAGCAGAATATG CATGGAACTCCAGAAGAGATCAAAGGATTTGGCTAACAGAATTGCATTGGAGGAGGCTGTGCAGAGGAGATCTACTCGTGTTCGGGCTCTACCAAGAGAGAATCCTGCCAATGCTTTCCTGAATTATGTTAACAAGTGGAAAGAAGACTAA
- the LOC133668538 gene encoding uncharacterized protein LOC133668538 isoform X2, whose product MPLLKKKAFPLLEPPKDLDPNELVYQVRFTKEIFRDYQIYLNRINLYRQRIWTCKVSGKGNLTYEEALVSEKHATKKVPEIPKELMAMALHTIQFSMLSLKDLADKIAAKLQETLFIGAELHGKREKSDLCPCKILKVLEEGTVKTKYEVAWLDRNKKVTETAIVHRNDLIWKKSPFSRNSLKPFIRKSTYRSFPWVLHDKLAEKYRISRDPPQDLKGKVFIQDGIVYNKRKKDATDVEESGKLKKKKVEGEEAEATGKEDNQQKEEPIKYPIDDLLVQPGTDDPVFTARPLPSRDFKVPMDCVGDLLMVWDFCSSFCKLLHLSPFSLEEFENAICHKGSNVNLIVETHSSLLRLLKHDKDEYFSAVQKRIRSLKITLTNWTEYLCDFIEIINVGDFSTNITTIKRGHYGLLDAQVKLGILRELVNEVLETDIAREKLAEYVEERQVLLATKRGEALEEGRKKREKEQLKAKSVANGVMNGHGADIIGKNQTVFANGNHIGQNGQIAKKKGEIFSARPNNPSKSESSRSDIESKKTGKKKNMNVEGQAENVIDLTKREALILLRDEKNTAAKRSSKEQRREYFEREIEKRILHTNPLGKDRDYNRYWWFKRDGRMFVESSDSKLWGYYCCKEEFC is encoded by the exons ATGccattattaaagaaaaaggcGTTTCCTTTGTTGGAACCGCCTAAGGACTTGGATCCTAATGAGCTTGTATACCAAGTTCGGTTCACAAAAGAGATATTCCGAGATTATCA AATATATTTGAACCGGATAAACTTGTATCGCCAGAGAATTTGGACATGTAAAGTTAGCGGGAAAGGTAACTTGACTTATGAAGAGGCGTTGGTGTCTGAAAAACATGCAACTAAGAAGGTTCCAGAGATACCCAAAGAGCTCATGGCCATGGCACTTCACACCATTCAATTTA GTATGCTTTCATTGAAAGATCTTGCAGACAAGATAGCAGCAAAGTTGCAGGAAACTTTGTTTATAGGAGCCGAATTAcatggaaagagagagaaaagtgatCTCTGCCCTTGCAAGATATTAAAGGTTCTGGAGGAGGGTACTGTTAAAACTAAATATGAGGTAGCATGGCTTGATAGGAATAAGAAAGTAACAGAAACTGCGATAGTGCACCGAAATGATCTGATATGGAAGAAATCTCCTTTCAGTAGGAACAGTTTGAAGCCTTTTATTCGGAAATCTACATACCGAAGTTTTCCTTGGGTGCTTCATGACAAACTGGCAGAAAAATATCGAATCTCAAGGGATCCACCACAGGATTTAAAGGGCAAAGTTTTCATCCAAGATGGAATAGtctataataaaagaaagaaagatgccACG GATGTAGAAGAATCTGGAaaacttaaaaagaagaaagtggAAGGTGAGGAAGCTGAGGCAACCGGGAAAG AAGATAATCAACAAAAGGAAGAGCCTATCAAGTATCCAATCGATGATCTTTTGGTGCAGCCTGGAACAGATGATCCAGTCTTTACAGCCCGCCCTTTGCCTTCAAGGGACTTTAAAGTTCCAATGGATTGTGTTGGGGATCTTCTAATGGTTTGGGATTTTTGCTCCTCCTTTTGTAAGCTGTTACATCTGTCGCCGTTCTCTCTTGAAGAATTTGAAAATGCCATTTGCCATAAGGGCAGTAATGTGAATCTAATTGTGGAAACACATTCTTCTCTACTTCGGTTATTAAAACATGACAAAGATGAATATTTTTCAGCTGTTCAGAAAAGAATCCGATCATTGAAG ATAACATTAACTAATTGGACAGAATATCTGTGTGATTTCATAGAGATCATCAATGTTGGTGATTTTTCCACTAACATAACAACAATTAAGCGGGGGCACTACGGCCTTTTAGATGCTCAAGTCAAATTAGGAATCTTAAGAGAATTGGTCAATGAAGTCCTTGAAACAGATATTGCGAGGGAGAAGTTGGCTGAATATGTTGAAGAGCGGCAGGTACTCTTAGCAACAAAGAGGGGGGAAGCACTGGAGGAGggcaggaaaaaaagagaaaaggaacagTTGAAGGCCAAATCTGTTGCTAATGGAGTAATGAATGGGCATGGTGCTGATATCATAGGAAAAAATCAAACTGTGTTCGCAAATGGGAATCACATTGGCCAGAATGGGCAGATCGCTAAAAAGAAGGGAGAGATCTTCTCAGCCAGACCAAACAATCCATCAAAAag TGAGAGTAGCCGTTCAGACATTGAATCAAAGAAAACAGGCAAGAAGAAGAATATGAATGTGGAAGGCCAAGCAGAGAATGTGATAGATTTAACCAAAAGGGAAGCATTGATACTTTTGAGGGATGAAAAAAATACTGCAGCAAAACGGAGCAGCAAAGAGCAAAGG aGAGAATATTTTGAACGTGAGATAGAGAAACGGATCCTTCACACCAACCCTCTGGGTAAAGACCGAGATTATAACAGGTATTGGTGGTTCAAGCGTGATGGGAGGATGTTTGTTGAGAGTTCTGATTCCAAGCTATGGGGCTATTATTGTTGCAAGGAAGAG TTCTGTTGA